The Helicoverpa armigera isolate CAAS_96S chromosome 18, ASM3070526v1, whole genome shotgun sequence genome segment CGCGTCACGCACAAGCGCCCGCCGCGCCTCGAGGACGAAAACTGCAACCTCATCACCccctcgccgccgccgcaccCCACGCACCCCACGCATCCGGCCCATCCAGCACACCCAGCCCTGCTGCAATTCTGTCGAAGACTACCACTTGCTCTACCAGCATCCTTCGGCCGCTACCCCTTCCTACCTGCGGCGGCAGCAACCCTGCTCGCCCCCGGTGCCCCACGAGCACCACCAGTGCCTCAAAATGCAGGAGCCCCTAGAGCACGAGATCGGTATACCTGCTCGTATTGCGGCAAGGCATTTCCTCGTAGCGCCAACCTAACTCGACATTTAAGAACTCACACGGGAGAGCAACCTTACCGCTGTAAATACTGTGAGCGCTCCTTCTCGATATCGTCCAACTTGCAACGGCATGTGAGAAACATTCATAACAAAGAGAGACCGTTCCGGTGTCGTCACTGCGACCGCTGCTTCGGACAACAAACTAATCTCGATAGGCATCTGAAGAAGCACGAGGCGGAGAACGGGGATGACAGTCGCCGGAGGTCTCCGGACGAGACGTACTTCGAGGAGATCAGATCGTTCATGGGGCGCGTGGCGCCGGGCCGGCGCGCGGC includes the following:
- the LOC110375389 gene encoding transcription factor hamlet, whose translation is MSACAAAAMREKHAAPRRLASPPASPLERHPSPLSSPRADEPLDLRVTHKRPPRLEDENCNLITPSPPPHPTHPTHPAHPAHPALLQFCRRLPLALPASFGRYPFLPAAAATLLAPGAPRAPPVPQNAGAPRARDRYTCSYCGKAFPRSANLTRHLRTHTGEQPYRCKYCERSFSISSNLQRHVRNIHNKERPFRCRHCDRCFGQQTNLDRHLKKHEAENGDDSRRRSPDETYFEEIRSFMGRVAPGRRAAAATASPADHT